From a region of the Candidatus Bathyarchaeota archaeon genome:
- a CDS encoding tyrosine--tRNA ligase — protein sequence MDIEKRLDLVMRNTVEVIIPAELRSLLETKTQPRTYWGFELSGLMHIGLGLVCGSKIKDMVEAGFHFIVFLADWHSWINNKLDGKMENIRLCGEYFKECFIALGIKNVEYLWATDLAKDIEYWEKVVKISKNASVQRIWRALPIMGREMNLSDIETAWLFYPCMQAADIFYMELDVACAGMEQRKAHMLSRDIAEKLHWQKPSCIHTPLLMGLEGPAKSDRQLDENAAINLQIVSKMSKSIPSSCIFVHDSPEDIKTKLKNAYCPPKQVSGNPVLEASQLTVFTNTKELTITRPPKYGGTETFTNYAELEKAYKEGKIHPLDLKNAVAEALIQILEPVRSHFKKHPEKLEKMKKIEVTR from the coding sequence TTGGACATCGAAAAAAGACTTGATCTTGTTATGCGCAATACTGTGGAAGTCATAATCCCTGCTGAGCTACGCTCCTTACTTGAAACAAAAACTCAACCTCGCACTTACTGGGGTTTCGAGTTAAGCGGTCTCATGCACATAGGCTTAGGTTTGGTCTGTGGCTCAAAAATCAAAGATATGGTTGAAGCAGGCTTCCATTTCATCGTTTTCCTCGCAGACTGGCATTCGTGGATCAACAACAAGCTCGACGGCAAAATGGAAAACATACGTTTGTGCGGTGAATACTTCAAGGAATGCTTTATTGCACTGGGCATAAAGAACGTTGAGTACTTGTGGGCAACAGACCTTGCCAAAGACATTGAATACTGGGAAAAAGTTGTAAAGATAAGCAAAAACGCTTCAGTTCAACGCATATGGAGAGCCTTACCTATCATGGGTAGAGAAATGAACCTCTCGGACATCGAGACTGCCTGGCTGTTCTACCCATGCATGCAAGCGGCAGACATATTCTACATGGAACTCGATGTGGCGTGTGCTGGTATGGAACAACGCAAAGCTCACATGCTCTCTCGTGACATCGCAGAAAAATTACACTGGCAAAAACCATCATGCATTCACACTCCCTTACTCATGGGACTAGAAGGACCAGCCAAAAGCGATAGACAGCTTGACGAAAATGCTGCAATAAACTTGCAAATAGTCTCAAAAATGTCCAAGAGTATACCAAGCTCATGTATCTTCGTACACGACTCGCCAGAAGACATCAAAACCAAGTTGAAGAACGCATATTGCCCACCTAAACAAGTAAGTGGCAACCCGGTGCTAGAAGCATCACAGCTAACTGTTTTCACTAACACTAAAGAGCTAACAATAACACGTCCACCTAAATACGGAGGCACCGAAACCTTCACTAACTACGCTGAACTCGAAAAAGCCTACAAAGAAGGAAAAATACACCCACTAGACCTAAAAAACGCAGTCGCAGAAGCCCTAATACAAATATTAGAACCAGTTCGAAGCCACTTCAAAAAACATCCAGAAAAACTAGAAAAGATGAAGAAAATCGAAGTAACAAGGTAA
- the pheT gene encoding phenylalanine--tRNA ligase subunit beta, which yields MPVTTLDRERFSKFVERKLTSAEMTKWLPWLGLDIEEVGEDHVKVEFNPNRIDFCSYAGVARAFKGLRSWKTGLPKYNVKDGRTVLNINEAVSEVRPFMLAAIVRDIKLDEEDVVDLMEMQEDLHWGIGRDRKKASIGVHNLDLVEPPFTFTAVKPNSVKFVPLDKTEEMTLKEILEKHEKGMAYKHLVDWAPKYPLLIDKDSKVLSMPPIINGELTRINEETENLFLDVTGTDYAAVEKSLNVLSTALADMGGTIERVKVKYSDHTVFSPDLSPKKMKLQTAYANELLGFRLFDSKIVECLEKCRLGAKKVGKGFVEVAIPAYRIDILHEVDLVEEVAIGYGYYKLKPTFPSSVTIGKQHLANKTANMARQIVIGLGFTEVMNFTLTNENLHYKKMRRKAEKPVKLANPVSSEYTIMRQDLLPSLMKNLADNKHESFPQRLFEISDVVRLNNKLETQCERRLHIAAVSSHATANFTKIKSAVEALMANMGLKRWKINATEHSSFIDGRAATIGVKNKQIGIVGEVHPEVLNNFELENPTAAFEINLEALID from the coding sequence ATGCCGGTGACCACGTTAGACAGAGAAAGGTTCTCCAAATTTGTGGAACGAAAACTCACATCGGCGGAAATGACCAAGTGGCTGCCCTGGCTAGGTCTTGACATCGAAGAAGTTGGAGAAGACCATGTGAAAGTGGAGTTCAATCCCAACCGCATCGACTTCTGCAGCTACGCCGGAGTAGCAAGGGCTTTCAAAGGGCTGAGAAGTTGGAAGACGGGATTACCAAAATACAACGTGAAAGATGGCAGAACCGTGCTTAACATTAACGAAGCGGTCTCTGAAGTTAGACCTTTCATGCTCGCAGCTATTGTGCGTGACATAAAGCTTGATGAAGAAGACGTTGTCGATTTGATGGAGATGCAGGAAGATTTGCATTGGGGCATAGGTAGAGACCGCAAGAAAGCTTCCATCGGCGTACACAATTTAGACCTAGTAGAGCCGCCTTTTACCTTTACTGCAGTCAAGCCGAACAGTGTGAAATTTGTTCCATTAGACAAGACTGAAGAGATGACTCTGAAAGAGATTCTGGAAAAGCATGAAAAAGGAATGGCATATAAACATCTGGTCGACTGGGCGCCGAAATATCCGCTACTAATCGACAAAGATAGCAAGGTGCTTTCCATGCCGCCGATAATAAATGGCGAACTAACAAGAATCAACGAAGAGACTGAAAACTTGTTCCTTGACGTAACTGGCACAGATTATGCTGCAGTTGAAAAGAGCTTAAACGTGCTTTCCACCGCTCTCGCAGACATGGGAGGCACCATCGAAAGGGTCAAAGTGAAATACTCCGACCATACGGTGTTTTCGCCCGATTTAAGCCCCAAAAAAATGAAACTTCAAACCGCTTACGCCAACGAGTTGCTGGGTTTTAGACTTTTTGATTCAAAAATTGTTGAGTGCTTAGAAAAGTGTAGGCTAGGAGCTAAAAAAGTTGGAAAAGGTTTTGTTGAAGTGGCGATTCCAGCTTACCGTATTGATATTCTTCATGAAGTGGACTTGGTGGAAGAAGTGGCGATTGGCTATGGCTATTACAAGCTTAAACCAACCTTTCCATCTTCAGTCACCATCGGCAAACAACATCTTGCCAACAAAACGGCAAACATGGCAAGGCAAATCGTGATAGGGTTGGGCTTCACAGAAGTCATGAATTTCACGCTGACAAACGAAAATCTGCATTACAAAAAGATGCGTAGAAAAGCTGAAAAACCTGTCAAGCTTGCCAATCCTGTCTCATCCGAATACACCATAATGCGGCAAGACTTGCTACCTAGTTTGATGAAAAATCTTGCAGACAATAAGCATGAAAGCTTTCCGCAGAGGCTGTTTGAAATCTCGGATGTAGTGCGGCTGAATAACAAGCTGGAGACACAATGCGAAAGACGATTACACATAGCTGCAGTATCATCCCATGCAACCGCAAACTTCACCAAAATAAAATCTGCTGTAGAAGCGTTGATGGCAAACATGGGCTTAAAACGTTGGAAAATAAACGCGACAGAGCATTCAAGTTTTATCGATGGAAGAGCCGCAACAATCGGTGTCAAAAACAAGCAGATAGGCATTGTTGGCGAAGTACATCCAGAGGTCTTAAACAATTTCGAACTAGAAAACCCTACAGCAGCTTTTGAAATCAATTTAGAAGCTTTGATAGACTAG
- the dnaG gene encoding DNA primase DnaG, which yields MGPSQTVTVKYVIRAKFEIDGVVEKPDVIGAVFGQTEGLFGPELDLRELQKSGRIGRIEINLQSKQDKTTGTITIPTSLDRVSTAILAASIESINRVGPCNSKVTLEKVEDIRDARRKLIVDRAKEILHKWKIESMPSTEEVFREVSETLRTAKVEEYGKEKLTAGPGIENVKEIIVVEGRADVLNLLRCGILNVIALEGAKIPEAIIKLCKEKEATAFLDGDRGGDLILKELMQVTNAKYIARAPRGVEVEELNCKEIITALDRKVPMEPIKLRKERRRVLVPKQIVAVAKELEGTLEAVLLNKKMEKMESLPVSELAEKLQQTEDIDTVVFDGVITQRLVDVANQKKVKYLVAARISDVVKQPLNVHLITFSDIQG from the coding sequence ATGGGACCATCACAAACTGTTACAGTAAAGTATGTAATCCGCGCAAAATTTGAAATCGACGGAGTTGTAGAAAAACCAGACGTTATCGGAGCGGTTTTCGGCCAAACAGAAGGCCTATTTGGGCCCGAATTAGATTTACGGGAACTGCAAAAATCTGGCAGAATTGGAAGAATCGAAATCAATTTACAATCAAAACAGGACAAGACAACTGGAACCATCACCATACCGACAAGCCTCGACCGCGTTTCCACAGCCATACTCGCCGCCAGTATAGAAAGTATAAACCGCGTAGGACCGTGCAACTCCAAAGTCACACTGGAAAAGGTTGAAGACATACGTGATGCAAGACGCAAACTCATCGTAGACCGCGCAAAAGAGATTCTTCACAAATGGAAAATTGAATCCATGCCAAGTACAGAGGAAGTTTTTCGCGAAGTCTCAGAAACACTGCGAACAGCAAAAGTTGAAGAATATGGCAAAGAAAAACTTACAGCTGGCCCGGGAATTGAAAACGTGAAAGAGATAATTGTTGTTGAAGGCAGAGCTGATGTTCTGAATCTCTTGAGATGCGGAATACTAAATGTCATTGCACTTGAAGGAGCGAAAATACCTGAAGCAATAATCAAACTATGCAAAGAAAAGGAGGCAACGGCTTTTCTAGACGGTGATCGCGGTGGAGATTTGATACTCAAGGAATTGATGCAAGTAACAAACGCTAAGTATATTGCAAGGGCTCCACGAGGAGTGGAAGTTGAGGAACTAAACTGTAAGGAAATTATTACAGCACTTGACCGAAAAGTTCCGATGGAACCAATTAAACTAAGGAAGGAAAGACGCAGAGTACTTGTTCCAAAACAAATTGTTGCGGTCGCGAAGGAGTTAGAGGGCACTCTCGAGGCTGTATTGCTTAACAAAAAGATGGAGAAAATGGAGAGCTTGCCAGTGAGCGAGCTTGCGGAAAAGCTTCAGCAAACAGAGGACATAGACACTGTGGTTTTCGACGGTGTCATAACACAACGTTTAGTAGATGTTGCCAACCAGAAGAAGGTCAAATACTTGGTGGCTGCACGTATTTCAG